The following proteins are encoded in a genomic region of Zea mays cultivar B73 chromosome 9, Zm-B73-REFERENCE-NAM-5.0, whole genome shotgun sequence:
- the LOC100193140 gene encoding proteasome subunit alpha type — protein sequence MSRRYDSRTTIFSPEGRLYQVEYAMEAIGNAGSALGILAADGVVLVGEKKVTSKLLQTSRSAEKMYKIDSHLACAVAGIMSDANILINTARLHAQRYALSYQEPIPVEQLVQSLCDTKQGYTQFGGLRPFGVSFLFAGWDKHHGFQLYMSDPSGNYGGWKAAAVGANSQAAQSMLKQDYKDGLTREEAVALALKVLSKTMDSTSLTAEKLELAEVFLQPGSGEVQYQVCSPEALGKLLAKSGLTQPTPEA from the coding sequence atgTCTCGCCGCTATGACAGCCGCACGACGATCTTCTCGCCGGAGGGGCGTCTCTACCAGGTGGAGTACGCGATGGAGGCGATCGGCAACGCCGGGTCAGCCCTCGGGATCCTAGCGGCCGACGGCGTGGTCCTCGTCGGCGAGAAGAAGGTGACCTCCAAGCTCCTCCAGACCTCGCGCTCCGCCGAGAAGATGTACAAGATCGACTCCCACCTGGCGTGCGCCGTGGCCGGGATCATGTCCGACGCCAACATCCTCATCAACACCGCCCGCCTCCACGCCCAACGCTACGCGCTCTCCTACCAGGAACCCATCCCCGTCGAGCAGCTCGTCCAGTCCCTCTGCGACACCAAGCAGGGATACACCCAGTTCGGAGGCCTCCGCCCCTTCGGGGTCTCCTTCCTATTCGCCGGGTGGGACAAGCACCACGGCTTCCAGCTCTACATGAGCGACCCATCCGGGAACTACGGCGGGTGGAAGGCCGCCGCTGTTGGGGCCAACAGCCAGGCCGCGCAGTCCATGCTCAAGCAGGACTACAAGGACGGCTTGACCCGCGAGGAGGCCGTCGCCCTCGCGCTTAAGGTCCTCAGCAAGACCATGGACTCCACCAGCCTGACTGCCGAGAAGCTGGAGCTGGCCGAGGTGTTTCTGCAGCCGGGCTCCGGGGAGGTACAGTACCAGGTGTGCTCTCCTGAAGCGCTGGGGAAGCTGCTTGCAAAGTCCGGCCTGACACAGCCAACACCCGAGGCATAA